A single Panthera tigris isolate Pti1 chromosome A3, P.tigris_Pti1_mat1.1, whole genome shotgun sequence DNA region contains:
- the LOC102968154 gene encoding N-acylneuraminate-9-phosphatase isoform X2: MRGWRWQRRSWNGMRAVGGMVLNQVIKLLQSKYHYKEEAKTICDKVQVKLSKECFHPSSTCINDLRTLHWEEAIQETKGGAANRILAEECYFLWKSTRLQHMILAEDVKAMLTELRREVRLLLLTNGDCQTQREKIEACACQSYFDAIVVGGEQKEEKPSPSIFYYCCSLLGVQPGDCVIVGDTLETDIQGGLNAGLKATVWINKNGIMPLKSSPMPHYIISSVLELPAVLQSIDCTVNMSA, from the coding sequence gtGATAAAGCTCTTACAATCAAAATACCATTACAAAGAAGAGGCTAAAACCATCTGTGACAAAGTGCAAGTTAAACTCAGCAAGGAATGTTTTCATCCTTCCAGTACTTGCATTAATGATCTCAGGACTTTACATTGGGAAGAAGCAATCCAGGAAACGAAGGGTGGTGCAGCCAATAGGATATTGGCTGAAGAATGTTATTTCCTGTGGAAATCTACACGTTTACAGCATATGATACTAGCAGAAGATGTCAAAGCCATGCTCACTGAACTTCGAAGGGAGGTCCGCCTACTTTTACTAACAAATGGAGACTGCCAGACCCAAAGGGAGAAGATCGAGGCTTGTGCCTGCCAGTCCTATTTTGATGCTATCGTTGTAGGTGGagagcagaaagaagagaaaccatCACCTTCCATATTTTATTACTGCTGTAGTCTCCTTGGAGTACAGCCTGGGGACTGTGTGATTGTTGGTGACACACTAGAAACTGATATACAAGGAGGTCTTAATGCAGGGCTAAAAGCAACAGtctggataaataaaaatggaataatgcCACTGAAGTCATCCCCCATGCCACATTATATAATTTCTTCCGTGCTAGAGTTACCTGCTGTCTTACAAAGTATAGACTGTACAGTCAATATGTCAGCTTAA